In the genome of Candoia aspera isolate rCanAsp1 chromosome 1, rCanAsp1.hap2, whole genome shotgun sequence, one region contains:
- the DDX1 gene encoding ATP-dependent RNA helicase DDX1, whose protein sequence is MAAFSEMGVMPEIAQAVEEMDWLLPTDIQAESIPLILGGGDVLMAAETGSGKTGAFSIPVIQIVYETLKDHQEGKKGKTTIKTGGGVLNKWQMNPYDRGTAFAIGADGLCCQSREIKEWHGCRSTKGVTKGKYCYEVSCRDQGLCRVGWSSLQASLDLGTDKFGFGYGGTGKKSHNKQFDSYGEEFTMHDTIGCYIDADKGQISFSKNGKDLGLAFEIPQLVKNQALFPACVLKNAELKFNFGEEDFKFPLKDGFVAIDKAPEGNVVKSQHTGSAQVVQTKNLPNAPKALIVEPSRELAEQTLNNVKQFKKYVDNPKLRELLIIGGVAAREQLSILEQGVDIVVGTPGRLDDLVSTGKLTLSQVRFLVLDEADGLLSQGYSDFINRIHSQIPQITSDGKRLQVIVCSATLHSFDVKKLSEKIMHFPTWVDLKGEDSVPDTVHHVVVPVNPKNDKLWERLGKNHIRTDEVHAKDNTRPGTNSAEMWSEAIKILKGEYAVRAIKEHKMDQAIIFCRTKIDCDNMEQYFIQQGGGPDRKGHQFSCVCLHGDRKPHERKQNLERFKKGDVRFLICTDVAARGIDITGVPYVINVTLPDEKQNYVHRIGRVGRAERMGLAISLVAAEKEKVWYHSCPSRGKNCYNTRLKDEGGCTIWYNEMQLLGEIEEHLNCTIAQVEQDIKVPVDDFDGKVTYGKRRAAAGGTYKGHVDILAPTVQELAALEKEAQTSFLHLGYLPNQLFRTF, encoded by the exons ATGGCGGCGTTTTCAG aaatgGGTGTTATGCCAGAGATAGCTCAAGCTGTAGAAGAAATGGACTGGCT tcTACCCACAGATATCCAAGCAGAGTCCATTCCACTGATTTTAGGAGGTGGCGATGTACTCATG GCTGCAGAAACCGGGAGTGGAAAAACTGGT GCATTCAGCATCCCAGTTATTCAAATTGTTTATGAAACTCTGAAAGATcaccaggaaggaaaaaagggtaAAACTACTATTAAAACTGGTGGAGGAG TGCTCAACAAATGGCAAATGAATCCCTATGACAGAGGAACTGCATTTG CTATTGGAGCTGATGGTCTCTGCTGTCAAAGCAGGGAAATAAAAGAATGGCACGGATGTCGATCAACTAAAGGCGTAACTAAAG GAAAATACTGTTATGAAGTGTCCTGTCGTGACCAGGGACTGTGCAGAGTTGGATGGTCCTCTTTGCAAGCTTCATTAGATTTGG GTACTGATAAATTTGGCTTTGGATATGGTGGAACCGGAAAGAAATCTCATAACAAACAGTTTGATAGTTATGGGGAG GAATTCACTATGCATGACACAATAGGTTGTTATATAGATGCCGATAAGGGTCAAATCTCATTTTCAAAAAATG gaaaagaTCTTGGACTTGCATTTGAAATTCCACAGCTCGTAAAAAATCAGGCACTCTTTCCAGCCTGTGTCCTAAAG AATGCTGAATTAAAATTCAACTTTGGTGAAGAGGACTTTAAGTTTCCACTCAAAGATGGCTTCGTTGCTATTGATAAAGCTCCTGAGGGTAATGTTGTGAAGTCCCAGCACACAG GAAGTGCACAAGTAGTACAGACAAAGAATTTACCAAACGCTCCCAAAGCTTTGATCGTGGAGCCATCCAGAGAGCTAGCAGAGCAAACTCTGAACAACGTGAAACAATTCAAAAAATACGTTGATAATCCTAAATTAAG GGAACTCCTGATTATTGGTGGTGTTGCTGCAAGAGAGCAGCTCTCCATATTGGAACAAGGG GTGGACATAGTTGTTGGAACTCCAGGAAGACTGGACGATCTTGTTTCAACTGGAAAATTGACTTTGTCTCAAGTTAGATTCCTAGTTCTTGATGAGGCT GATGGCCTCCTTAGTCAAGGGTATTCAGATTTCATCAACCGGATTCATTCTCAGATTCCTCAGATAACTTCTGATGGAAAGAGGCTGCAG GTCATTGTATGTTCTGCAACTCTGCATTCATTTGATGTAAAGAAATTATCTGAGAAGATTATGCACTTCCCCACTTGGGTAGATTTGAAAGGTGAGGACTCTGTCCCCGATACCGTCCACCATGTTGTTGTTCCTGTGAACCCCAAAAATGACAAACTCTGGGAGCGGCTTGGTAAAAATCACATCAGA ACAGACGAGGTGCATGCAAAGGATAATACAAGACCTGGTACAAATTCTGCAG AAATGTGGTCAGAAGCAATTAAGATTTTAAAAGGAGAATATGCTGTTCGTGCCATCAAGGAACACAAGATGGATCAAGCAATAATCTTCTGTAGAACAAAGATAGATTGTGATAATATGGAACAATACTTTATACAGCAAGGAGGAG GTCCAGATAGGAAGGGACATCAGTTCTCATGTGTCTGCCTGCATGGAGACAGAAAGCCTCATGAGAGAAAACAGAATTTGGAGCGCTTTAAG AAAGGAGATGTCAGATTCTTGATCTGCACAGATGTAGCAGCTAGAGGAATTGATATTACTGGTGTGCCTTACG TGATCAATGTCACACTTCCGGATGAAAAACAGAATTACGTTCATCGGATTGGCAGAGTGGGAAGAGCTGAACG caTGGGCCTGGCTATTTCCCTTGTGGCAGCAGAGAAGGAGAAA GTTTGGTATCATTCATGCCCCAGTCGTGGGAAAAACTGCTATAATACTAGACTGAAGGATGAAGGTGGTTGCACTATTTGGTACAATGAAATGCAG CTTCTAGGTGAGATAGAAGAGCATCTGAACTGCACCATTGCTCAGGTTGAGCAAGATATTAAAGTCCCAGTAGATGATTTTGATGGCAAGGTCACTTACGGGAAAAGGAGAGCTGCTGCTG GTGGAACATATAAAGGCCACGTGGATATTCTGGCACCCACAGTGCAAGAGTTGGCTGCCCTTGAGAAGGAGGCTCAGACATCTTTCCTGCATCTTGGTTACCTTCCTAATCAGCTGTTTAGAACATTTTGA